One genomic window of Solanum stenotomum isolate F172 chromosome 9, ASM1918654v1, whole genome shotgun sequence includes the following:
- the LOC125877415 gene encoding uncharacterized protein LOC125877415, protein MEDEDTQKHEESQGVEEQDLLIQQGLTKKLHKEANQQVQVPKVIHPLPKIPPPFPQRSKTKNDDEKFKIFLSVFKILSINLSLVEALLEMPGYAKFMKELVTKKRRLEYKTIEMPHSYSAIMTNDSITKREDPGAFTIPCTIHMLQFAKALCDLGASINLMPYAIYKQLGLGEPKATTMRLLMDDRSIKHHVGILYDILVKVDRFIFPADFMILDCEIDAEIPIILGSPFLATGRALVDVESGNLKFRVNDDDEVTFNICKSMKQPSNIHVVSTEDVIDKAVASVSHLMRNNEPLESMLANYDESEVQGYEEVVAALSGIRAYSRNPIKLDIDLKNRESPLLNHQQKNHLIWS, encoded by the coding sequence ATGGAAGATGAAGATACTCAAAAACATGAAGAGAGTCAAGGAGTGGAGGAACAAGATTTGCTTATTCAGCAAGGCCTTACAAAAAAACTACATAAGGAAGcaaatcaacaagttcaagttccaaaagtCATACATCCCTTACCCAAGATACCTCCACCATTTCCCCAACGTTCGAAAACGAAAAATGACgatgagaagttcaaaatttttttgTCAGTATTTAAGATCTTATCAATCAACCTTTCTCTGGTAgaagcattgttggaaatgcCGGGATAcgccaaattcatgaaagaacTGGTTACAAAGAAAAGGAGATTGGAATATAAAACGATAGAGATGCCCCATAGTTATAGTGCAATTATGACAAATGATTCAATCACTAAGAGAGAAGATCCTGGAGCATTCACAATCCCGTGCACAATTCACATGCTCCAATTTGCTAAAGCCTTGTGCGACTTAGGGGCAAGTATCAACTTGATGCCCTATGCAATATACAAGCAACTTGGTTTGGGTGAACCAAAGGCAACCACAATGAGACTCCTCATGGATGATCGATCAATCAAGCACCACGTCGGAATACTCTATGACATATTAGTAAAAGTGGATCGGTTCATCTTTCCGGCTGATTTTATGATTCTAGACTGTGAGATCGATGCTGAAAttcccattattttgggaagcCCTTTCTTAGCTACAGGGAGAGCACTGGTGGATGTTGAAAGCGGGAACTTGAAGTTTCgtgtgaatgatgatgatgaggtgACCTTCAATATATGTAAGTCCATGAAGCAACCAAGTAACATCCATGTGGTGTCCACTGAGGATGTGATAGATAAGGCAGTGGCAAGTGTGAGTCATTTAATGCGCAATAATGAGCCTCTTGAATCTATGCTTGCTAATTATGATGAATCCGAAGTTCAAGGTTACGAGGAAGTGGTAGCAGCTTTATCAGGAATAAGAGCATATTCAAGGAATCCAATCAAATTGGATATCGATCTGAAAAACAGAGAAAGCCCCCTGCTAAACCATCAACAGAAGAACCACCTAATTTGGAGTTAA